Proteins found in one Physeter macrocephalus isolate SW-GA chromosome 17, ASM283717v5, whole genome shotgun sequence genomic segment:
- the LOC102980393 gene encoding RNA cytosine C(5)-methyltransferase NSUN2-like — MGWRSRGWQLQQQQQQQPGSTEDGTEDGRKRSGAGWEGRYPEIVKENRLFEHYYQELKIVPAGEWDQFMEALREPLPATLRIMGYKSHAKEMLHCLKNTYFKELEDLEVDTQKVEVPQPLSWYPEELAWHTNLSRKILRKSPQLEKFHQFLVSKTESGYISRQEAVSMIPPLLLNAQPHHKILDMCAAPGSKTTELIKMLHADMSVPFPEGFVIANDVDNKRCYLLVHQAKWLSSPCIMVVNHDASCIPRLQMDVNGKKEILFYDRILCDVPCSGDDTMRKNIDVWKKWSTLNSLKLYGLQVRIATRGAEQLVEGGRMVYSTCSLNPIEDEAVIASLLEKSEGALELADMTSELPGLKWMPGLTQWKVMTKDGQWFAAWDDVLHSRHTQIWPIMFPPKDPEKSQAMHLERCLRILPHHQNTGGFFVVVLVKKSSMPWNKRPPKLQGESAELRGPVQPGAADPMGRNVSHPLELESKPAAGISDTEATERAENLETNGNKKDGVCGPPPSKKMKLFGFKEAPFVFIPEDDPLLPPIQKFYALGPSFPKMNLLTRTVEGKRRQLYMVSKELRNVLLNNSERVKVINTGVKIWCQNNSGEEFDCAFRLAQEGIYTLYPFINSRIITVSMEDVKILLTQENPFFRKLSSEAYGQVKDMAKGSVVLKYEPDPTKPDTLQCPIVLRGWRGKASVGTFVPKNERLHYLRMMGLEVLAEKKKEGAVPTSESAASPGAPEDKVGAEQGAE; from the exons ATGGGGTGGCGGTCGCGGGGCTGGcagctccagcagcagcagcagcagcaacccggGAGCACGGAGGACGGCACTGAGGATGGCAGGAAGCGCAGTGGGGCG GGCTGGGAAGGCAGGTACCCCGAGATTGTCAAGGAGAACAGGCTGTTCGAGCACTACTATCAAGAGCTCAAGATCGTGCCTGCAGGCGAGTGGGACCAGTTCATGGAGGCGCTCAGGGAGCCTCTCCCGGCCACTTTAAGAATTATGGGTTACAAAAGCCATGCAAAAGAGATGCTCCATTGCTTAAAGAACACGTATTTCAAGGAACTGGAGGACCTGGAGGTGGACACGCAGAAAGTTGAAGTTCCACAGCCCTTGAGTTGGTATCCTGAAGAACTTGCCTGGCACACAAACTTAAGTCGAAAAATCTTGAGAAAGTCTCCACAATTGGAAAAGTTTCACCAGTTTCTGGTTAGCAAAACTGAATCTGGATACATCAGTCGTCAAGAAGCCGTTAGCATGATTCCACCACTGTTGCTTAATGCTCAACCTCACCATAAGATTTTAGATATGTGCGCAGCACCTGGATCAAAGACCACAGAGCTAATCAAAATGCTGCACGCCGACATGAGCGTGCCTTTCCCAGAGGGGTTTGTCATCGCGAATGACGTGGACAACAAGCGCTGTTACCTGCTTGTGCATCAGGCCAAGTGGCTGAGCAGTCCCTGCATCATGGTGGTCAACCACGATGCGTCCTGCATCCCTCGGCTCCAGATGGATGTGAACGGGAAGAAGGAGATTCTCTTCTATGACCGCATCTTATGTGACGTCCCTTGCAGTGGAGATGACACTATGAGAAAAAACATTGACGTCTGGAAAAAGTGGAGCACCTTAAACAGCTTGAAGCTGTATGGTTTACAGGTGCGGATTGCAACTCGGGGCGCTGAACAGCTAGTGGAAGGCGGCAGGATGGTGTATTCTACGTGTTCACTAAACCCCATTGAAGATGAAGCAGTCATAGCATCTCTACTGGAAAAGAGTGAAGGTGCCTTGGAACTTGCTGATATGACCTCTGAGTTGCCAGGACTAAAGTGGATGCCTGGACTCACACAGTGGAAGGTGATGACGAAGGATGGGCAGTGGTTTGCAGCGTGGGATGATGTTCTGCACAGCAGACACACCCAAATTTGGCCTATCATGTTCCCCCCAAAGGACCCCGAGAAGTCACAGGCGATGCACCTAGAGCGGTGTCTTAGGATATTACCACATCATCAAAACACTGGAGGGTTCTTCGTGGTAGTATTAGTGAAAAAGTCTTCAATGCCATGGAATAAACGTCCCCCAAAGCTGCAGGGTGAGTCTGCAGAGCTGCGGGGGCCTGTGCAGCCGGGTGCCGCAGATCCCATGGGAAGGAACGTTTCCCACCCCTTGGAGCTGGAGAGTAAACCGGCCGCTGGTATTAGCGACACAGAAGCAACTGAAAGAGCTGAGAATTTAGAGACGAATGGAAATAAGAAAGATGGTGTGTGTGGTCCTCCTCCATCtaagaaaatgaagttatttgGATTTAAAGAAGCTCCGTTTGTATTTATTCCTGAAGACGACCCGTTACTTCCACCTATCCAGAAATTTTATGCTTTGGGCCCTTCCTTCCCAAAGATGAATTTGTTAACTCGAACcgtggaggggaagagaaggcagcTCTACATGGTGTCCAAGGAGCTGAGAAACGTACTGCTGAACAACAGTGAGAGGGTGAAGGTTATTAACACTGGGGTTAAAATCTGGTGTCAAAATAACAGCGGTGAAGAGTTCGACTGTGCTTTCCGGTTGGCGCAGGAGGGAATATATACGTTGtatccatttattaattcaaGAATTATCACCGTCTCGATGGAAGATGTTAAAATTCTGTTAACCCAGGAAAATCCATTTTTTAGAAAACTCAGCAGTGAGGCATACGGCCAAGTCAAGGACATGGCCAAGGGCAGCGTTGTCCTGAAGTACGAACCGGACCCCACGAAACCGGACACGCTCCAGTGCCCCATCGTGTTGCGTGGATGGCGGGGAAAGGCCTCAGTTGGAACTTTTGTGCCAAAGAACGAACGGCTTCACTATCTCAGGATGATGGGGCTGGAAGTGttggcagaaaagaagaaagagggggcTGTTCCGACGAGCGAGAGTGCAGCCAGCCCTGGGGCTCCGGAGGACAAGGTGGGTGCAGAGCAAGGGGCAGAGTAG
- the CCNE1 gene encoding G1/S-specific cyclin-E1, with product MPREKKERDGKEPGTMKEESGTDVSVRSRKRKANVAVFLQDPDEEVARIDRTVRSQCGSQPWDSNTVCENPCSLIPTPDKEEEELVYPNSAYKPQSCTPSRASPLPVLNWANREEVWKIMLNKEKTYLRDKHFMQRHPLLQPKMRAILLDWLMEVCEVYKLHRETFYLAQDFFDRYMATQQNVVKTLLQLIGISSLFIAAKLEEIYPPKLHQFAYVTDGACSGDEILTMELIIMKALKWHLSPLTIVSWLNVYMQVAYLNDFYEVLLPQYPQQIFIQIAELLDLCVLDVGCLEFSYGVLAASALYHFSSSELMQKVSGYQWCDIEKCVKWMVPFAMVIRETGSSKLKHFRGVPAEDAHNIQTHINSLDLLDKAQVKKAILSEENRISPLPTGVLTPPQSSKKQSSGQGTA from the exons ATGCCgagggaaaagaaggagag GGATGGGAAGGAACCCGGCACCATGAAAGAGGAAAGCGGCACCGATGTCTCTGTTCGCTCCAGGAAAAGGAAGGCAAATGTGGCCGTT TTTTTGCAGGATCCAGATGAAGAAGTTGCCAGAATTGACAGGACCGTGAGAAGCCAGTGTGGCAGTCAG ccttgggACAGTAATACAGTCTGCGAAAACCCCTGCTCCTTGATTCCCACACCtgacaaagaagaggaagagctcGTATACCCGAATTCTGCATATAAGCCTCAGAGTTGCACACCATCCAGAGCCTCGCCACTGCCTGTACTGAA ctGGGCAAATAGAGAGGAAGTATGGAAAATCATGTTAAACAAGGAAAAGACATACTTGAGGGATAAGCACTTTATGCAGCGGCACCCTCTTCTGCAGCCTAAAATGCGAGCGATTCTTCTAGATTGGTTAATGGAG GTGTGTGAAGTTTATAAACTTCACAGAGAGACATTTTACTTGGCACAGGATTTCTTTGATCGGTATATGGCAACACAACAAAATGTTGTAAAAACGCTTTTACAGCTTATTGggatttcatctttatttattgCTGCCAAACTTGag gaAATCTATCCTCCAAAGTTGCACCAGTTTGCTTATGTTACAGATGGGGCTTGTTCAGGAGATGAAATTCTTACCATGGAGTTAATCATTATGAAA GCCCTTAAGTGGCATTTAAGTCCCCTGACCATTGTGtcctggctgaatgtatacatgCAGGTCGCATATCTAAATGATTTTTATGAAGTGCTCCTGCCGCAGTATCCTCAGCAAATCTTCATACAGATTGCAGAG CTTTTAGATCTCTGTGTCCTGGATGTCGGCTGCTTAGAATTTTCTTATGGGGTACTTGCTGCTTCTGCCTTGTATCATTTCTCTTCATCTGAATTGATGCAAAAGGTTTCAG GGTATCAGTGGTGTGATATAGAGAAGTGTGTCAAGTGGATGGTTCCATTTGCCATGGTTATAAGGGAAACAGGAAGTTCCAAACTTAAGCACTTCAGGGGAGTTCCTGCTGAAGATGCACACAACATCCAGACGCATATAAACAGCTTGGATTTGCTG GACAAAGCCCAAGTAAAGAAAGCCATATTGTCTGAAGAAAATAGgatttctcctctccccactggggtCCTCACCCCGCCGCAGAGCAGTAAGAAGCAGAGCAGTGGGCAAGGAACAGCATGA